In Halobacteroides halobius DSM 5150, the genomic window ATGTAGCTTTTTAAACCCCCTGAAATAATAATATCTTTTAGGCAGTCTCTTCTTGCTTACTAACTGCAAAATCACCTTTAAAATCTTCAAGAGCAGATTTTAACTTCTCTTCTATTTCTTCAGTTAAATCTCCACTCTCTTTAATTTCTTCTCCAATCTCAGGATGATTATCTTGCATAAATCTAATGTACTCATCCTCAAATCTTTCTATATCTTCTAGAGGGATATCATCTAAATAACCATTAGTTACCGCATAAATAACTAGTACCTGCTCCTCAACTTCCATTGGACTTGTTTCATCCTGTTTTAAAACTTCTACTACTCTTTCACCACGGGCCAATTTCTTTTGTGTAGATTCATCAAGATCAGACCCAAATTGGGCAAAAGCTTCTAATTCACGATACTGGGACATATCAAGCTTTAATGTACCAGCAACATCTTTCATAGCAGAAATTTGAGCATCTCCACCTACTCGAGATACAGATAAACCTACATTAACTGCTGGTCGTACCCCTGAGAAAAATAATTCACTTTCTAAATAAATTTGACCATCAGTAATTGAGATTACATTAGTTGGTATATAAGCTGAGATATCTCCAGCTTGAGTTTCAATAATAGGTAAGGCTGTTAAAGAACCAGCACCTAAGTCATCATTTAATTTAGCAGCACGCTCTAATAAACGAGAGTGTAAATAGAATACATCACCTGGATAAGCCTCTCGTCCTGGTGGTCTTCTTAATAGTAAGGACATTTCACGATATGCTACTGCATGTTTTGATAAATCATCATAAACAACTAGTACATCTTCTCCTTCATACATAAAATGCTCACCAATAGCACAACCAGAATACGGTGCTAAATACTGTAAAGGAGCCGGATCACTAGCAGATGCAGATACAACAGTAGTATATTCTAAGGCTCCAGTTTGCTCTAATTTATTTACAATTTGAGCTACTGTAGAAGACTTCTGACCTATTGCTACATAAACACATGCTACGTCTTTACCCTTTTGATTGATAATTGTATCAATTCCTAAAGCACTCTTACCAGTTTGTCGATCACCAATAATTAGCTCACGTTGGCCCTTTCCAATTGGTACCATAGAGTCAATAGCTTTAATACCAGTTTGTAATGGCTCTTTTACAGGTTGTCTTTCAACAATCCCAGGAGCTCTAGATTCGACTGGTCTATTATTAGTAGTATCAATTGGCCCTTTACCATCAATTGGCTCACCTAATGCATTTACTACACGACCCTTTAGCTCTTCACCAACAGGAACTTGGACCACATTTCCTGTTCTATAGACTTCATCTCCTTCTTCTATCTTAGACTCATCTCCCATAACTACACAACCAATACTATCTTCCTCAAGATTTAAAATCATACCATTAACTCCACTTTCAAACTCTAATAACTCTCCAGCCATAGCATCATTTAAACCATGAATCCGAGAGATACCATCTCCAACACTAAGAACAGTTCCTACGCCTTCAGTTTCTAACTTTGCATCATAATTCTCT contains:
- the atpA gene encoding F0F1 ATP synthase subunit alpha, coding for MNLKPEEISSIIKDQIENYDAKLETEGVGTVLSVGDGISRIHGLNDAMAGELLEFESGVNGMILNLEEDSIGCVVMGDESKIEEGDEVYRTGNVVQVPVGEELKGRVVNALGEPIDGKGPIDTTNNRPVESRAPGIVERQPVKEPLQTGIKAIDSMVPIGKGQRELIIGDRQTGKSALGIDTIINQKGKDVACVYVAIGQKSSTVAQIVNKLEQTGALEYTTVVSASASDPAPLQYLAPYSGCAIGEHFMYEGEDVLVVYDDLSKHAVAYREMSLLLRRPPGREAYPGDVFYLHSRLLERAAKLNDDLGAGSLTALPIIETQAGDISAYIPTNVISITDGQIYLESELFFSGVRPAVNVGLSVSRVGGDAQISAMKDVAGTLKLDMSQYRELEAFAQFGSDLDESTQKKLARGERVVEVLKQDETSPMEVEEQVLVIYAVTNGYLDDIPLEDIERFEDEYIRFMQDNHPEIGEEIKESGDLTEEIEEKLKSALEDFKGDFAVSKQEETA